A portion of the Oncorhynchus gorbuscha isolate QuinsamMale2020 ecotype Even-year linkage group LG19, OgorEven_v1.0, whole genome shotgun sequence genome contains these proteins:
- the LOC124005804 gene encoding heterogeneous nuclear ribonucleoprotein R-like has product MAAAEVNDSSALTKEENELMEVVAEGEHTENYQTLIDAGLRQNVAESLDNIFSTGLLAYADLEEGVIDALRAFNEEGALSVLSQFKESDLSHVQNKSAFLCAAMKTYRQREKQGSKVQGSKVQESTKGPAESKIKALLERTGYTLDVTTEQRKYGGPPPEEVFKGAQPGIGTEVFVGKIPRDLYEDELVPLFEKAGPIWDLRLMMDPLSGQNRGYAFITFCGKDAATEAVKLCDNYEIRSRKYLGVCKSVANNRLFVGSIPKNKTRENILEDFSKVTEGLQEVILYPQTDDKEKNRGFCFLEYEDHKSASEARLCLMSDTVMVWGNPVTVEWANPVTERNAGALAQQVKVLFVRKLAASVTEELLEKTFSAFGKVDRLNKIEDYAFVHFEDKDAAVKAMAEMNGKELGGREIEIRMAKRKKARNAQRQATRNRRNDADYNHPPSRIPPPDRVRGRGGGDYAAYPPDYNSYDDYYGFDYHDPRRGYEDPHYGYEDPHYGYEDPHYGYEDPHYGYEDPHYGYEDPHYGYEDPHYGYEDLYSMSGHGRLPSRESLPPPRDRRPPPTQGYVQRGPPIGGPRDGRVRARGGPFQPQRGRGNRKARGSHGGGKRKADVFNQPDSKRRQTN; this is encoded by the exons ATGGCTGCTGCCGAGGTGAACGATAGTTCTGCCCTAACGAAGGAGGAAAATGAGCTTATGGAAGTCGTGGCCGAAGGCGAGCACACAGAGAACTACCAGACACTCATCGATGCTGGACTGCGGCAGAACGTGGCTGAGAGTCTCGACAACATATTCTCAACCG GGTTGCTGGCGTACGCTGACCTAGAAGAGGGGGTCATTGATGCTCTGCGGGCATTTAATGAAGAGGGAGCGCTGTCTGTACTCTCACAGTTCAAAGAAAGTGACCTATCTCATGTGCAG AACAAAAGTGCTTTTCTTTGTGCAGCTATGAAGACGTACAGACAGAGGGAAAAACAAGGAAGTAAAGTACAAGGAAGTAAAGTACAAGAATCCACTAAGGGTCCTGCTGAGTCCAAGATCAAG GCTCTGCTGGAGCGGACAGGATACACCCTGGACGTCACCACCGAACAGAGGAAATACGGAGGGCCCCCACCAGAGGAAGTGTTTAAAGGAGCACAGCCTGGGATTGGAACTGAG GTGTTTGTGGGAAAGATCCCCAGGGACCTGTATGAAGATGAGCTGGTGCCTCTGTTTGAGAAGGCTGGCCCAATCTGGGACCTGAGGTTAATGATGGACCCCCTCTCGGGTCAGAACCGGGGATACGCCTTCATCACCTTCTGCGGCAAGGATGCAGCAACTGAGGCAGTGAAACTT TGTGACAACTATGAAATCCGGTCTAGGAAATACCTTGGAGTATGCAAATCCGTAGCAAACAACCGTCTGTTTGTCGGATCAATCCCAAAAAACAAGACCAGAGAGAATATATTGGAGGACTTCAGCAAAGTCACAG AGGGGCTTCAGGAAGTGATCCTCTACCCCCAGACAGATGACAAGGAGAAGAACCGTGGCTTCTGTTTCCTGGAGTACGAGGACCACAAGTCTGCATCCGAGGCCCGCCTCTGCCTCATGAGTGACACGGTGATGGTGTGGGGGAACCCGGTCACTGTGGAGTGGGCCAACCCGGTCACTGAGCGCAATGCGGGTGCCTTGGCCCAG CAGGTGAAGGTCTTGTTTGTCAGGAAGCTGGCCGCCTCCGTCACAGAGGAGCTACTGGAGAAGACCTTCTCTGCGTTTGGCAAAGTGGACCGGTTGAATAAGATAGAAGACTACGCCTTTGTCCACTTTGAAGACAAGGACGCAGCTGTGAAG GCAATGGCAGAAATGAATGGGAAGGAGCTGGGGGGAAGGGAGATTGAGATAAGAATGGCAAAGAGGAAGAAGGCTCGAAATGCTCAGCGCCAGGCCACCAGAAACCGAAG GAATGATGCCGATTACAACCACCCACCGTCACGCATACCTCCACCAGATAGGGTCCGTGGCCGAGGGGGCGGGGACTATGCCGCCTATCCCCCAGACTACAACAGCTACGATGACTACTACGGCTTTGACTATCACGACCCCCGCAGAGGTTACGAGGACCCCCACTACGGTTACGAGGACCCCCACTACGGTTACGAGGACCCCCACTACGGTTACGAGGACCCCCACTACGGTTACGAGGACCCCCACTACGGTTACGAGGACCCCCACTACGGTTACGAGGACCCCCACTACGGTTACGAGGACTTGTACAGCATGAGCGGCCATGGCAGACTGCCCAGCAGGGAAAGCCTACCCCCACCCAGGGACCGTAGACCACCACCCACACAGGGCTATGTGCAGAGGGGTCCACCCATTGGAGGGCCCAGGGATGGCAGAGTAAGGGCCCGTGGGGGACCCTTCCAGCCACAGAGGGGCCGCGGTAACCGAAAAGCCAGGGGGAGCCATGGGGGCGGGAAGAGGAAGGCAGACGTCTTCAACCAGCCTGACTCAAAGCGCCGGCAGACCAACTAG